A window of the Bacteriovorax sp. PP10 genome harbors these coding sequences:
- the fabF gene encoding beta-ketoacyl-ACP synthase II translates to MTEGRKLNRVAITGMGMINGLGHNLKDVWANALEGKSGVTLIEQMDTELLTTKFAGEVKNFELSAEILDAKEAAKYDRFIHFAMHSTHEALADAGLLENRPYAMERMGCILGVGIGGFPEIERTAKTLFDKGPRRVSPFFIPAIIPNMPSGVITIRYNLGGLNYAIASACASAAHALTAACYEIMFGRQDMMVSGGAEAVVCSLTMAGFGNMKALSKRNDDPATASRPYDADRDGFVLGEGAGILILENYDKAVARGAKIYAEIVGHGATSDAHHITAPHPEGDGASRSMKMAIDDAGIAVSEVGYVNAHGTSTPLGDIGELRAIKKTFGDHAYKLNVSSTKSMTGHLLGAAGGIETIFCAMALHTGTIPPTINVQNLDPECDLDITANKAVKKDIKYALNNSFGFGGTNSSLLLKKV, encoded by the coding sequence ATGACGGAAGGAAGAAAACTCAACCGAGTGGCCATCACCGGAATGGGAATGATCAATGGACTTGGTCATAATCTAAAAGACGTTTGGGCAAACGCACTTGAAGGAAAATCAGGTGTCACTTTGATCGAACAAATGGATACAGAATTACTAACGACAAAATTCGCGGGCGAAGTCAAAAACTTCGAACTCTCGGCTGAAATATTAGATGCCAAAGAAGCTGCTAAATACGACCGCTTCATTCACTTTGCTATGCACTCTACTCATGAAGCTCTAGCTGATGCTGGTCTTCTTGAAAATCGTCCATACGCAATGGAAAGAATGGGATGTATTCTTGGTGTTGGTATCGGTGGATTTCCTGAAATCGAAAGAACAGCGAAAACACTATTTGATAAAGGGCCTCGTAGAGTGTCTCCTTTTTTCATTCCAGCTATTATTCCTAACATGCCTTCTGGTGTAATCACGATCCGCTATAACCTTGGTGGATTAAACTACGCCATCGCATCGGCATGCGCTTCAGCTGCTCACGCACTGACAGCTGCTTGTTATGAAATCATGTTTGGAAGACAAGACATGATGGTTTCTGGTGGAGCTGAGGCAGTTGTATGTTCACTTACAATGGCCGGTTTCGGAAACATGAAAGCATTATCAAAAAGAAATGATGATCCAGCTACGGCGTCTCGTCCTTACGATGCTGACCGCGATGGATTCGTTCTTGGTGAAGGTGCCGGAATTTTAATTTTAGAAAACTATGACAAAGCTGTTGCTCGTGGAGCAAAGATTTATGCTGAAATCGTAGGTCACGGTGCAACTTCAGACGCTCACCATATCACAGCTCCACATCCGGAAGGAGATGGCGCTTCTAGATCGATGAAAATGGCGATCGACGATGCTGGTATTGCTGTTAGCGAAGTTGGATACGTAAACGCTCACGGAACTTCTACTCCACTTGGAGATATTGGTGAACTTAGAGCTATCAAGAAAACTTTTGGTGATCACGCTTATAAACTGAATGTGTCTTCAACGAAATCAATGACAGGTCACTTACTAGGTGCTGCTGGTGGAATCGAGACAATCTTCTGTGCGATGGCGCTTCACACTGGGACAATTCCTCCAACGATCAACGTGCAAAACCTTGATCCGGAATGTGATCTTGATATCACGGCCAATAAAGCTGTTAAAAAAGACATTAAATACGCCTTAAACAACTCGTTTGGTTTCGGTGGAACAAACTCTTCATTACTTCTTAAAAAGGTATAA